A window from Eubalaena glacialis isolate mEubGla1 chromosome 1, mEubGla1.1.hap2.+ XY, whole genome shotgun sequence encodes these proteins:
- the KAZALD1 gene encoding kazal-type serine protease inhibitor domain-containing protein 1 gives MPQPPAAAFPLPVLLLLLLLLVVRTPSPAGARPSLGPDYLRRGWLRLLAEGEGCAPCRPEECASPRGCLAGRVRDACGCCWECANLEGQLCDLDPSAHFYGRCGEQLECQLDAGGDLSRGEVPEPLCACRSQRPLCGSDGRTYAQICRLQEAARARPDANLTVAHPGPCESEPQIVSHPYDIWNVTGQDVIFGCEVFAYPMASIEWRKDGLDIQLPGDDPHISVQFRGGPQRFEVTGWLQIQAVRPSDEGIYRCLARNALGQVEAPASLTVLTLDQLNSTGIPQLSFLHLFPEKEAESEEAEDYY, from the exons ATGCCCCAGCCGCCCGCAGCTGCCTTTCCGCTGCccgtgctgctgctgctgctgctactccTGGTGGTGCGGACGCCGTCCCCGGCTGGCGCGCGGCCATCCCTAGGCCCCGATTACCTGCGGCGCGGCTGGCTACGGCTGCTGGCGGAGGGCGAGGGCTGCGCTCCCTGCCGGCCAGAAGAGTGCGCCTCGCCGCGGGGCTGCCTGGCCGGCCGGGTGCGCGACGCGTGCGGCTGCTGTTGGGAATGCGCCAATCTCGAGGGCCAGCTCTGCGACCTGGACCCCAGTGCCCACTTCTACGGGCGCTGCGGCGAGCAGCTTGAGTGCCAGTTGGACGCTGGTGGCGACCTGAGCCGCGGAGAGGTCCCCGAGCCTCTGTGTGCCTGCCGCTCGCAGCGCCCTCTCTGCGGTTCCGACGGCCGCACCTACGCTCAGATCTGCCGCCTGCAGGAGGCGGCCCGCGCTCGGCCGGACGCCAACCTCACCGTGGCGCACCCAGGGCCCTGCGAATCGG AGCCCCAGATTGTGTCACACCCATATGATATTTGGAACGTGACGGGGCAGGATGTGATCTTTGGCTGTGAAGTGTTTGCCTACCCCATGGCTTCCATCGAGTGGAGAAAGGATGGCTTGGACATTCAGCTGCCAGGGGATGACCCCCACATCTCTGTGCAG TTTAGGGGTGGACCCCAGAGGTTTGAGGTGACGGGCTGGCTGCAGATCCAGGCTGTGCGTCCTAGCGATGAGGGCATCTACCGCTGCCTGGCCCGCAATGCCCTCGGCCAGGTTGAGGCCCCAGCTAGCCTGACAGTGCTCACACTGG ACCAGCTGAACTCCACAGGCATCCCCCAGCTGTCATTCCTGCACCTGTTTCCTGAGAAGGAGGCTGAGAGTGAAGAGGCCGAGGATTACTACTAG